Below is a genomic region from Garciella nitratireducens DSM 15102.
CTTCTAAAGTAAGAGCCGCAGAGATACTATGAACTGCCTTCATCATGATTTCCAATTGCAGATACGACAAATATAAGCAGTAATTTTTACTAATTTCATTTCTCGTTCACTATAGCCAAAAGTATTTAAGATTGTACCAGCAGTTTGTACAGCTTTTGTAATATGAACCATATCATGTTTAGTAATTCCAAAATTTTCTAGTAATTTATCTGCTAATTTAATATAAGGATTGATTTCTTGGTTATTTTTTACATCTTCATAAGAAGTCTTGTCATAAGATCTATCCTCTTTTCCATAGTGATTTTATATCCTTATTAATATAAGCTTAAGCTATTTTATAATTTTTAAAAGGGATTTTTATTGACTTTACTGATTATAGTGTATATAATACATATAAACACTATAATCACATTATATATTGTAGGAAGAAGTGAGGTGAAATAAAAAAATGAATATAGTGATTTCTAATTCATCTCAACAGCCAATCTATGCTCAAATTGTGGATCAAATCAAACAATTGATACTCAAAGGAGAGCTTATAGAGGGAGAACTCCTCCCTTCTATAAGGAATTTAGCCAAAGAACTTCAAATTAGTGTGATTACTACCAAAAGAGCATATGATGAGTTAGAAAAAGAAGGGTTTATTGTCACGGTACAGGGAAAAGGGACTTATGTTACTGTAAAAAATAAAGAACTGCTGAGAGAAAGCAAATTAAAATTAATAGAAGAAAAATTAGAAGAAGCTGTTCTAGCTGGTAAAAGTATCAATTTAACATTAGAAGAAATGCAAGAAATGTTAAAACTTTTATATAAGGAGATGTAAGCAATGGAATCAATTTTAGAAGTTCGAAATTTACGAAAAGATTTTAAAGATTTTTCTTTAAAGAATATTAGTTTTTCATTAGATAAAGGATTTATTATGGGATTTATTGGTCCTAACGGAGCAGGAAAGAGTACCACCATTAAATTAATTATGAATCTATTAAGAAAAAACGAGGGAGAGATCAAGATCTTTGGATTAGATCATATTAAATATGAAAGGCAAATAAAGGAGAGGATTGGATTTGTTTATGACCAAAATTATTTTTATGAAGAATTAACTTTATCAGAAATGATAAAAATCATTGCTCCTTTATACAAAAATTGGAATAATAGTATTTATCAAAGATATATGAAAGAGTTTCAACTTCCTTTAAAAAAGAAAATAAAAGAACTTTCTAAGGGGATGAAAATGAAACTTTCTTTGATTATTGCTTTATCTCATCAAGCAGAATTATTAATTATGGATGAACCAACTTCTGGTCTTGATCCACTCATTCGAAGAGAACTTTTGCAGATTCTATTAGATCTTATGCAGGACGAAAATAAAGGGGTATTTTTTTCTACTCATATTACTTCAGATTTAGATAAAATTGCTGATTATATTGTATTATTAGAAAATGGAGAAGTACTTTTAAATACTACGAAAGAAGATATTTTAGAGAATTATGTCATTATAAAGGGAGATAAAAAAAATTTAAATAAAAAGATGCAGTCTGCTTTTATAGGAATTAAGGAGAATTCTTTTGGATTTGAGGGATTGGTTAAGAAAAAAGATAATATACAACAAAGATTGGAAGGAAATATTGTCATGGAAAAACCTGACTTAGAAGATATTATGTATTATTTTACTGGGAGGGATTTGAATGTTTAGTTTAATAATCAAAGATCTATTATTATTAAAAAAGACTATTTTATGGGGCTTGGTCTATATGATATTTTTTTCAGTAGCTTTTCAAGGATTGGAAGGTGGTGCATTTTTATTTGCGGTGGCGTTAACCCACGTATTTATTATGACAACATCTGCTTATGAAGATAAAAATAATGCAGATGTTTTATTAAATAGTCTCCCACTCAAGAAAGAAAGAATAGTGGTATCAAAATATATTTCAGGGTGGATAGATTTTGTTATTAGTACTGTCTTCTACTTGGGAATTACATTTTTGATAGGGATATTTAAAATTCCTTTGGAGATGACCTCTATTACTATTATGGATTTCATGATTGCTTTGTTTTTTATCAGTCTACTTAATGCAATATATCTCCCTGTATTTTTTAAGTTTGGATATATAAAATCTAGAATTTTTAACTTTATCTTACTTATAGTTATCTATGCAGGAGCTTCTTCTGCTATAAGTATTTTGAAAGAAAGTCAAAATAACACATTAATACGCTCTTCCGTGGAGTTTTTAACAAGGCAAAACCAAATCAAAATTATTTTTTTTATAGGAGGAATGGTATTAATAATAACTGCTTTATCATGCATCATTTCTTTTTCTTTTTATAAAAATAGAGAATTTTAATGATAGCTTAAGAATTTTGTAAGAATTTTATGGAGCAAATTGTAAGATTTCCATATTATACTACAGATAAAGGGCAAAGGAGAGAAGGATATATATGGGTCGAGCAACAATCTTAGTAGTGGATGATGATAAAGAAATTGCTAATGCGATTGAAAAGCTTTTGAATCTGGAAGGATATGAAGTGGTAAAAGCCTATAATGGTATAGAAGTTTTAGATATTCTAGTAATGAATAATATTCAATTAATTTTATTGGATGTAATGATGCCAAAATTGGATGGATTATCTACTATGATGAAAATTCGTCTAAATAAAAATATTCCTATCATCATTTTATCTGCAAAATCTGAGAATAGTGATAAAATTTTGGGGCTTTCTATGGGAGCAGATGACTATGTTACTAAACCTTTTGATCCGCAAGAATTGGTGGCAAGGGTGAAAAGTCAACTACGGAGATATATGCAATTAGGTGATATGGAAAAGAGGGGTTCTAAATCTTCTCAAATTATAGTCGGTGGATTATCCATTGATACGCAAACTAAAGAATTTATAGTGGATGGAGAATTTATCAAACTTACTCCTACGGAATTTAAGATTATGGAGTTTTTGATGAGTCATCCAGGGAGAGTGTTTTCTGCAG
It encodes:
- a CDS encoding GntR family transcriptional regulator, with the translated sequence MNIVISNSSQQPIYAQIVDQIKQLILKGELIEGELLPSIRNLAKELQISVITTKRAYDELEKEGFIVTVQGKGTYVTVKNKELLRESKLKLIEEKLEEAVLAGKSINLTLEEMQEMLKLLYKEM
- a CDS encoding ABC transporter ATP-binding protein; this translates as MESILEVRNLRKDFKDFSLKNISFSLDKGFIMGFIGPNGAGKSTTIKLIMNLLRKNEGEIKIFGLDHIKYERQIKERIGFVYDQNYFYEELTLSEMIKIIAPLYKNWNNSIYQRYMKEFQLPLKKKIKELSKGMKMKLSLIIALSHQAELLIMDEPTSGLDPLIRRELLQILLDLMQDENKGVFFSTHITSDLDKIADYIVLLENGEVLLNTTKEDILENYVIIKGDKKNLNKKMQSAFIGIKENSFGFEGLVKKKDNIQQRLEGNIVMEKPDLEDIMYYFTGRDLNV
- a CDS encoding ABC-2 transporter permease; the protein is MFSLIIKDLLLLKKTILWGLVYMIFFSVAFQGLEGGAFLFAVALTHVFIMTTSAYEDKNNADVLLNSLPLKKERIVVSKYISGWIDFVISTVFYLGITFLIGIFKIPLEMTSITIMDFMIALFFISLLNAIYLPVFFKFGYIKSRIFNFILLIVIYAGASSAISILKESQNNTLIRSSVEFLTRQNQIKIIFFIGGMVLIITALSCIISFSFYKNREF
- a CDS encoding response regulator transcription factor, which translates into the protein MGRATILVVDDDKEIANAIEKLLNLEGYEVVKAYNGIEVLDILVMNNIQLILLDVMMPKLDGLSTMMKIRLNKNIPIIILSAKSENSDKILGLSMGADDYVTKPFDPQELVARVKSQLRRYMQLGDMEKRGSKSSQIIVGGLSIDTQTKEFIVDGEFIKLTPTEFKIMEFLMSHPGRVFSAEQIYERVWKEPAYSVENTVMVHIRRIREKIEINPKEPKYLKVVWGIGYKIERYS